Proteins encoded in a region of the Cupriavidus pauculus genome:
- a CDS encoding ArsR family transcriptional regulator — MEDQTPAEETGAEDMDPAVAGILQVLWTASQETDGKRWSLARISKRAGVQMSVLRRVLTQLEQLELAETTMDEEGRGTAHLTEEGEALCAELFDGQASQLTRH; from the coding sequence ATGGAAGACCAGACCCCGGCAGAAGAGACTGGCGCGGAGGACATGGACCCGGCGGTCGCCGGTATCCTCCAGGTGCTATGGACGGCCAGCCAGGAGACGGACGGCAAACGCTGGTCGCTGGCGCGCATCAGCAAGCGCGCGGGCGTACAGATGAGCGTCCTGCGCCGCGTGCTGACCCAGCTCGAGCAACTCGAGCTGGCGGAGACGACGATGGACGAGGAAGGACGCGGCACCGCGCACCTGACGGAGGAGGGGGAGGCGTTATGCGCCGAACTGTTCGACGGCCAGGCCTCGCAGCTGACGCGGCATTGA
- a CDS encoding DUF2069 domain-containing protein has translation MTAATDGALHNAALHRASLWSLIALMVLCIAWEWFLAPLRPGGSWLILKVVFLLPVLRGVIARNRYTLQWSSMLILLYFTEGVVRATSDRGPSATLAIVEVALTLVFFFSTIFYLRPYKKRARAARPDKR, from the coding sequence ATGACCGCCGCGACCGATGGCGCGCTCCACAACGCCGCGCTGCATCGCGCGAGCCTGTGGAGCCTGATCGCGCTGATGGTGCTCTGCATCGCGTGGGAGTGGTTTCTCGCGCCGCTGCGGCCAGGCGGCTCGTGGCTGATCCTCAAGGTCGTGTTCCTGTTGCCCGTGCTGCGCGGCGTGATCGCGCGCAACCGGTATACGCTGCAGTGGTCGTCGATGCTGATCCTGCTGTACTTCACCGAAGGCGTGGTGCGCGCGACCAGCGATCGCGGACCGTCGGCGACGCTGGCGATCGTCGAGGTGGCGCTGACGCTGGTGTTCTTCTTCAGCACGATCTTTTATCTGCGCCCGTACAAGAAACGCGCCCGCGCAGCGCGACCCGACAAACGATAA
- a CDS encoding PLP-dependent aminotransferase family protein codes for MNLYEKLATDIEALVQQGVLLPGERIPSVRQASQHHRLSITTVIRAYVLLESRGIIESRPQSGYFVRARREEPPVELRPSRPDPRPSAVDVSGMVLSTLRSIRSDEAIALGSPYPDPTLFPWQRINQYANNIGRRYATWSVLDDLPPGQPQLIRQITRRYLENGYTVDPNEIIITIGATEAINLCLQAVAKPGDAIAVESPTYYAMLHAIERLGMRAVEVPTDPVEGMDLPSLMRLIDERNIKACMVMPNFQNPLGFQMPDERKRQLVALLTERDIPVIENDVYGELYYGDAHPTSLKAYDTKGIVLHCASFSKTLTNAWRIGWALPGRYRETVERLKFLNTLTTPAIPQLAIAEFLKNDGYDFHLRRVRKAYAQQADIMAAAVRRFFPPGTSTSRPTGGYVMWVQLPEGVDAMVLYHAALERKITVAPGHMFSAVPTYTNCIRLNYSAAWTPEIEAAVVTLGKLVASQQARTGPVQEMSG; via the coding sequence GTGAACCTATACGAGAAGCTTGCGACGGACATCGAGGCGCTGGTGCAGCAGGGCGTGCTGTTGCCCGGGGAGCGGATTCCGTCGGTACGGCAGGCCAGCCAGCATCATCGGCTCAGCATCACGACCGTCATCCGCGCCTACGTGCTGCTGGAGAGCCGGGGGATCATCGAGAGCCGTCCGCAATCGGGCTATTTCGTGCGCGCGCGGCGCGAGGAGCCACCCGTCGAGCTGCGGCCGTCGCGGCCCGATCCGCGGCCGTCGGCCGTGGATGTGAGCGGCATGGTGCTGTCCACGCTGCGTTCGATCCGGTCGGACGAGGCCATCGCGCTCGGGTCGCCGTATCCCGATCCCACGCTGTTTCCATGGCAGCGCATCAACCAGTACGCCAACAATATCGGGCGCCGCTACGCGACGTGGAGCGTGCTCGACGATCTGCCGCCGGGCCAGCCGCAGCTGATTCGCCAGATCACGCGGCGGTATCTGGAGAACGGCTATACGGTCGATCCCAACGAGATCATCATCACCATCGGCGCGACCGAGGCGATCAACCTGTGCCTGCAGGCGGTGGCCAAGCCCGGCGATGCCATCGCCGTGGAGTCGCCGACCTACTACGCGATGCTGCACGCGATCGAGCGGCTGGGCATGCGCGCGGTGGAGGTGCCGACCGATCCCGTGGAGGGCATGGACCTGCCGTCGCTGATGCGGCTCATCGACGAGCGGAACATCAAGGCATGCATGGTCATGCCGAATTTCCAGAATCCGCTCGGTTTCCAGATGCCCGACGAGCGCAAGCGGCAGCTCGTGGCGCTGCTCACCGAGCGCGATATTCCGGTCATCGAGAACGACGTCTATGGCGAGCTCTATTACGGCGATGCGCACCCGACTTCGCTGAAGGCCTACGATACGAAGGGCATCGTGCTGCATTGCGCGTCGTTCTCGAAGACGCTGACCAATGCGTGGCGCATCGGCTGGGCGCTGCCGGGGCGGTACCGCGAGACCGTGGAGCGCCTCAAGTTCCTGAACACGCTGACCACGCCCGCCATTCCGCAACTGGCCATTGCCGAGTTCCTCAAGAACGACGGCTATGACTTCCACCTGCGACGCGTGCGCAAGGCCTATGCGCAGCAGGCCGACATCATGGCCGCCGCGGTGCGGCGCTTCTTCCCGCCCGGCACCAGCACGTCGCGGCCCACGGGGGGCTATGTGATGTGGGTGCAGCTACCCGAGGGCGTGGATGCGATGGTGTTGTATCACGCGGCATTGGAGCGCAAGATCACGGTGGCGCCGGGGCATATGTTCTCGGCGGTACCGACCTATACGAACTGCATCCGGCTCAATTACAGCGCGGCCTGGACGCCCGAGATCGAGGCGGCCGTGGTGACGCTGGGCAAGCTTGTGGCATCGCAGCAGGCGCGCACGGGGCCGGTGCAGGAGATGTCCGGATAA
- the moaB gene encoding molybdenum cofactor biosynthesis protein B, with protein sequence MALDHRLSLACAVLTVSDKRTADNDTSGDLLARLLAEDGHRCVRRAIVPDNRYQIRRVLSDWIVADDIQIILTNGGTGFHERNALPEAVRPLFDREIDGFGELFRSLSYQTVGGSAMQSRALAGTANGRIVFCVPGSEDSCLTAWNGLLRAQLDSRTRPCNFASGFR encoded by the coding sequence ATGGCCCTCGATCATCGCCTTTCGCTGGCCTGCGCGGTCCTCACCGTCAGCGACAAGCGCACAGCCGATAACGACACGTCGGGCGACCTGCTCGCGCGGCTGCTGGCCGAGGACGGCCACCGCTGCGTGCGGCGCGCGATCGTGCCGGACAACCGCTATCAGATCCGCCGCGTGCTCAGCGACTGGATCGTCGCGGACGATATCCAGATCATCCTCACCAACGGCGGCACGGGCTTTCACGAGAGGAACGCGCTGCCGGAAGCCGTGCGGCCGCTGTTCGATCGCGAGATCGACGGCTTTGGCGAACTGTTTCGCTCGCTGTCGTACCAGACCGTCGGCGGCTCCGCGATGCAGTCGCGCGCGCTGGCGGGCACGGCCAACGGCCGCATCGTCTTCTGCGTGCCGGGCTCGGAGGATTCGTGCCTGACCGCGTGGAACGGCCTGCTGCGCGCGCAGCTGGACAGCCGCACGCGGCCCTGCAATTTCGCCTCCGGTTTCCGCTAG
- a CDS encoding molybdopterin-binding protein, with protein sequence MLKFDEAQARFAASVAPVRESEQVWLELAAGRVLADDLVSRTGEPLPGAGTLLQPGHIAALAAQGYVEVPVYRLIEVALLRVGEAPTEHAPDANGPMLEALVHSLGAVVRRRGHVAEDGARLHDALVDLVEEGECDVVFVSGAPQRFAAALVAAGGELLCRQVDMNPGRAVLLGRLRDRPLVCLPADAAAAYVTFVLLVTPMLRRMQGRASIYPPVSRVAPGFAVPQHGEGDAFWRVERATAADGTDWVRADTRPDGSLATLGDASGLVRIAPHMSERTQVRVPYYDLSRWLC encoded by the coding sequence ATGCTGAAGTTCGATGAAGCCCAGGCCCGCTTTGCCGCGAGCGTGGCGCCCGTGCGCGAGTCCGAACAAGTCTGGCTCGAACTCGCGGCCGGCCGCGTGCTCGCGGACGACCTCGTTTCCCGGACCGGCGAACCGCTGCCCGGTGCGGGCACGTTGCTGCAGCCCGGCCATATCGCCGCGCTGGCCGCGCAGGGGTATGTCGAGGTGCCCGTGTACCGGCTGATCGAGGTTGCGTTGCTGCGCGTGGGCGAGGCGCCCACCGAGCACGCGCCCGACGCCAACGGGCCGATGCTCGAGGCGCTGGTCCACTCGCTCGGCGCCGTGGTGCGCCGGCGCGGCCACGTCGCCGAGGATGGGGCCCGTCTGCACGACGCGCTGGTCGATCTGGTCGAAGAAGGCGAGTGCGACGTGGTGTTCGTCAGCGGCGCCCCGCAGCGGTTTGCCGCGGCGCTGGTCGCCGCCGGTGGCGAGCTGCTGTGCCGGCAGGTCGATATGAACCCCGGCCGCGCTGTCCTGCTGGGACGGCTGCGCGACCGTCCGCTGGTCTGCCTGCCCGCCGACGCGGCCGCCGCCTATGTGACGTTCGTCCTGCTGGTCACGCCGATGCTGCGCCGCATGCAGGGCCGCGCGTCGATCTATCCGCCCGTCAGCCGGGTGGCGCCCGGTTTTGCCGTGCCGCAGCATGGCGAGGGCGATGCGTTCTGGCGCGTCGAGCGCGCCACGGCCGCCGATGGCACCGATTGGGTGCGCGCCGATACCCGGCCGGATGGCTCCCTCGCGACGCTCGGCGATGCGTCGGGCCTGGTCCGCATCGCTCCGCATATGTCCGAGAGGACACAAGTCCGCGTTCCGTATTACGATCTCAGCCGTTGGCTGTGCTGA
- a CDS encoding FdhF/YdeP family oxidoreductase, whose translation MSNTPEKGHVAPYTHPAGGWGALKYVAINLVKEKVAGGKYKLLFKQNQPDGFDCPGCAWPDRQHASTFEFCENGVKAVAAEATSKRVTPAFFAQHKVTDLLKQSDYELEQHGRLTHPMVYDKQTDKYVPIAWNDAFQLIARHLRKLPNPDAATFYTSGRASNEAAFLFQLFVRMYGTNNFPDCSNMCHEATSRGLPVTVGVGKATVLLDDFEHADTIMIFGQNPATNHPRMLGELREAARRGTTIVSINPLKERGLQRFASPQHPSEMLTGSSTQIASMFVTPKLAGDFALIKGLGKRVVELDDAAIAAGAPRVIDVDFIETHTSGFDAFIEDLRAESWADIVAESGVPREDIDALADVYVKSPRVISCWGMGITQHKNSVRTIQMLSNVMMLRGNIGRPGAGLMPVRGHSNVQGDRTVGIEEQPSEEFLDRLGEVFQFEPPRHHGQDVVGAIQAMLDGRTKVFIGLGGNFAMATPDTPRTWQALRNCDLVVNIATKLNRSHLIMDGDALILPTMGRTEIDLQDGVPQGVTVEDSVCMVHMSYGMNKPASPDLMSETAIVAGMAAATLGSDKVDWKWYASDYSRIRDAIEKVIPGFEDYNARVAKPGGFHLTPASRNRIWRTESGKATFLVHAIDKDTPIKRAREKYGEDLMVMMTTRSHDQYNTTIYGLDDRYRGVFGLRRVVFINAADRERLGFAAGERVDITSVWDDGIERHAQDFLLVDYDIPAGCLGAYYPETNPLVPLESIGDRSGTPTSKSIPVLLRRAALQA comes from the coding sequence ATGAGCAACACCCCAGAAAAGGGCCATGTGGCCCCCTACACGCACCCGGCCGGCGGCTGGGGTGCCCTCAAGTACGTCGCCATCAATCTGGTCAAGGAAAAGGTGGCCGGCGGCAAATACAAGCTGCTGTTCAAGCAAAACCAGCCGGACGGTTTCGACTGCCCCGGCTGTGCCTGGCCCGATCGCCAGCACGCCTCGACGTTCGAATTCTGCGAAAACGGCGTCAAGGCCGTGGCCGCGGAGGCGACCAGCAAGCGCGTCACGCCAGCCTTCTTCGCCCAGCACAAGGTCACTGATCTGCTGAAGCAATCGGACTACGAGCTCGAGCAGCATGGCCGGCTCACGCATCCGATGGTCTACGACAAGCAGACCGACAAGTACGTGCCGATAGCATGGAACGACGCGTTCCAGCTGATCGCGCGTCATCTGCGCAAGCTGCCGAACCCCGACGCCGCCACGTTTTACACGTCGGGCCGCGCGAGCAACGAGGCCGCCTTCCTGTTCCAGCTGTTCGTGCGCATGTACGGTACGAACAATTTCCCCGACTGCTCGAACATGTGCCACGAGGCCACGAGCCGTGGCCTGCCGGTGACGGTGGGCGTGGGCAAGGCCACGGTGCTGCTGGACGACTTCGAGCACGCCGACACGATCATGATCTTCGGCCAGAACCCGGCGACCAACCACCCGCGCATGCTCGGCGAGCTGCGCGAGGCGGCGCGCCGCGGCACGACCATCGTGTCGATCAATCCGCTGAAGGAACGTGGCCTGCAACGCTTTGCAAGCCCGCAGCACCCGAGCGAAATGCTCACGGGTTCCAGCACGCAGATCGCATCGATGTTCGTCACGCCGAAGCTGGCCGGTGACTTCGCGCTGATCAAGGGCCTGGGCAAGCGCGTCGTGGAACTCGACGACGCGGCCATCGCGGCCGGCGCCCCGCGTGTCATCGACGTCGATTTCATCGAGACCCATACGTCCGGCTTCGACGCGTTCATCGAAGACCTGCGCGCCGAGAGCTGGGCCGATATCGTGGCCGAGTCGGGCGTGCCCCGCGAGGACATCGACGCGCTGGCGGACGTGTACGTCAAGAGCCCGCGCGTCATCTCGTGCTGGGGCATGGGCATCACCCAACACAAGAACTCGGTCCGCACGATCCAGATGCTGTCCAACGTGATGATGCTGCGCGGCAATATCGGCCGCCCCGGCGCGGGCCTGATGCCCGTGCGCGGTCACTCGAACGTGCAGGGCGATCGCACCGTCGGCATCGAGGAACAGCCGAGCGAGGAGTTCCTCGACCGGCTGGGCGAGGTGTTCCAGTTCGAGCCGCCGCGCCACCATGGCCAGGACGTCGTGGGCGCCATCCAGGCGATGCTCGACGGCCGCACGAAGGTCTTTATCGGCCTGGGCGGCAACTTCGCGATGGCCACGCCGGACACGCCGCGCACGTGGCAAGCGCTGCGCAACTGCGACCTCGTGGTCAATATCGCGACCAAGCTGAACCGCAGCCATCTGATCATGGATGGGGACGCGCTGATCCTGCCGACGATGGGCCGGACCGAGATCGACCTGCAGGACGGCGTGCCGCAGGGCGTGACCGTCGAGGACTCGGTCTGCATGGTCCATATGTCGTACGGCATGAACAAGCCCGCGTCGCCGGACCTGATGTCCGAGACCGCGATCGTCGCGGGCATGGCCGCGGCCACGCTCGGCTCGGACAAGGTCGACTGGAAGTGGTATGCGAGCGATTACAGCCGCATCCGCGATGCCATCGAGAAGGTGATTCCGGGCTTCGAGGATTACAACGCGCGTGTGGCGAAGCCGGGCGGCTTCCACCTGACGCCCGCCTCGCGCAACCGCATCTGGCGCACCGAGTCGGGCAAGGCCACGTTCCTCGTGCATGCGATCGACAAGGACACGCCGATCAAGCGCGCGCGCGAGAAGTACGGCGAGGACCTGATGGTCATGATGACCACGCGTTCGCACGACCAGTACAACACGACGATCTACGGCCTCGACGACCGCTATCGCGGCGTGTTCGGGCTGCGCCGCGTGGTGTTCATCAATGCGGCCGACCGCGAGCGCCTGGGCTTTGCCGCGGGCGAGCGCGTCGATATCACGTCCGTGTGGGACGATGGCATCGAACGCCATGCGCAGGACTTCCTGCTCGTGGACTACGACATTCCCGCCGGTTGCCTGGGCGCGTACTACCCGGAAACCAACCCGCTGGTGCCGCTGGAAAGCATCGGCGACCGTTCCGGCACCCCGACCTCCAAGTCGATTCCCGTGCTGCTGCGCCGGGCCGCGCTGCAGGCCTGA
- the fdhD gene encoding formate dehydrogenase accessory sulfurtransferase FdhD, with product MTSTEPSPPVSVSPPDFDASSGERPGFVERGIVRHKAGVATEGEDNVAEEVPVALVYNDISHAVMMATPRDLEAFAIGFSLTEGIVDSASEIYEVEVVEGCDSFEVQMRISQRAFMAMKEHRRAMAGRTGCGVCGIESIELLDLQPVPIAAPRAVLEPTRDMIERAAAELPAWQTLMRATGGVHAAAWCGADGSVRYVFEDVGRHNGLDKLIGHLASARVPLDDGFVFLSSRASYELVRKAARMNIQLVATISAPTSLAIRIAEMAGVRLLSFCRKDGYVEYTRAPGGR from the coding sequence ATGACGTCCACCGAACCGTCCCCTCCAGTCTCCGTTTCCCCGCCAGATTTCGACGCCTCGTCGGGCGAGCGGCCCGGCTTCGTCGAGCGCGGCATCGTCCGCCACAAGGCCGGCGTGGCCACCGAGGGCGAGGACAACGTGGCCGAGGAAGTTCCGGTCGCGCTGGTCTACAACGATATTTCCCATGCCGTCATGATGGCGACGCCGCGCGACCTCGAGGCGTTCGCGATCGGCTTCTCGCTGACCGAAGGCATCGTCGATAGCGCGTCCGAGATCTACGAGGTCGAAGTCGTCGAAGGCTGCGACAGCTTCGAAGTCCAGATGCGGATCAGCCAGCGCGCGTTCATGGCCATGAAGGAGCACCGCCGCGCCATGGCCGGCCGCACGGGCTGCGGTGTCTGCGGCATCGAGAGCATCGAGCTGCTGGACCTGCAGCCGGTGCCGATTGCCGCGCCGCGCGCGGTGCTGGAACCCACGCGCGACATGATCGAACGCGCCGCGGCGGAACTGCCCGCCTGGCAGACGCTGATGCGCGCCACGGGCGGCGTGCATGCGGCCGCGTGGTGCGGTGCCGATGGCTCGGTGCGCTACGTCTTCGAGGACGTGGGGCGCCATAACGGGCTGGACAAGCTGATCGGCCATCTGGCCAGCGCGCGCGTGCCGCTCGACGACGGCTTCGTGTTCCTGTCCAGCCGCGCGAGCTACGAGCTCGTGCGCAAGGCCGCGCGCATGAACATCCAGCTGGTGGCCACGATCTCGGCGCCGACGTCGCTGGCCATCCGCATCGCCGAGATGGCGGGCGTGCGCCTGCTCAGTTTCTGCCGCAAGGACGGCTACGTCGAATACACGCGCGCGCCAGGCGGGCGCTGA
- a CDS encoding FAD-binding oxidoreductase produces the protein MPAAKPDSFLDLCRAAIGPQHVLTETEDKAPFLTDWRRRYTGDALAVLRPGSTQEVAAVVHACHAHGMAIVPQGGNTGLCGGATPAAGEAAANGVVVLSLQRLNRVRQVDPLNNTVTVEAGVILQQLQDAAREHDRLFPLSLAAEGSCTIGGNLSTNAGGTGVLRYGNTRDLCLGLEVVTATGEIWDGLRGLRKDNTGYDLRDLFIGAEGTLGIITAAVMKLYPAPRARVTALAALQSPRDALALLSIAQSHAGSMLTGFELMSELCMTLVTRHYPQLRYPFAQAYPQLVLLELSDSESEEHARAIFETMMTAAFDAGVVIDAVVAESVQQSRDFWNLREHIPLAQVEEGKNIKHDIAVPISRVAEFIETTDDLLQTVFPGARMVTFGHLGDGNLHYNVSPPEGGDHDAFLANQDTVNRIVHDSVHRFNGSISAEHGLGQLKLGENARYKSGVELALMRAIKQTFDPRGLMNPGKVV, from the coding sequence ATGCCCGCCGCCAAACCCGATTCGTTCCTCGACCTCTGCCGCGCCGCCATCGGTCCGCAGCATGTATTGACCGAGACCGAGGACAAGGCCCCCTTCCTCACCGACTGGCGCCGCCGCTACACCGGCGATGCGCTGGCCGTCCTGCGGCCCGGCAGCACGCAGGAGGTGGCCGCGGTCGTGCATGCCTGTCATGCGCATGGCATGGCGATCGTGCCGCAGGGCGGCAATACCGGCCTTTGTGGCGGCGCCACGCCGGCGGCTGGCGAAGCGGCCGCGAACGGCGTGGTCGTGCTGTCGCTGCAGCGGCTCAACCGCGTGCGGCAAGTAGATCCGCTCAACAACACGGTGACCGTGGAAGCGGGCGTGATCCTGCAGCAGTTGCAGGACGCGGCGCGCGAGCACGACCGGCTGTTTCCGCTGAGTCTGGCGGCCGAAGGCAGCTGCACGATCGGCGGGAATCTGTCGACGAATGCCGGCGGCACGGGCGTGCTCCGCTATGGCAATACGCGCGACCTGTGCCTCGGGCTCGAGGTGGTCACGGCCACGGGCGAGATCTGGGATGGGCTGCGGGGATTGCGCAAGGACAATACGGGGTACGACCTGCGCGATCTGTTCATCGGGGCCGAGGGCACGCTCGGGATCATTACCGCTGCGGTCATGAAGCTCTATCCGGCGCCGCGCGCGCGCGTGACGGCGCTGGCCGCGCTCCAGAGTCCGCGCGACGCGCTCGCGCTGCTCTCCATCGCGCAATCGCATGCGGGTTCCATGCTGACGGGCTTCGAACTGATGTCCGAGCTCTGCATGACGCTGGTCACGCGGCATTATCCGCAGCTGCGCTATCCGTTCGCGCAGGCGTATCCGCAGCTCGTGCTGCTGGAGCTCTCCGATAGCGAGAGCGAGGAACATGCGCGCGCGATCTTCGAGACGATGATGACTGCCGCGTTCGACGCGGGTGTGGTGATCGATGCGGTGGTGGCGGAGTCCGTGCAGCAGTCACGCGATTTCTGGAACCTGCGCGAGCATATTCCGCTGGCGCAGGTCGAGGAAGGCAAGAACATCAAGCACGATATCGCGGTGCCGATCTCGCGGGTGGCGGAGTTCATCGAGACCACGGACGATTTGCTGCAGACCGTGTTTCCGGGCGCGCGCATGGTCACGTTCGGGCATCTCGGCGATGGCAACCTGCACTACAACGTGTCGCCGCCCGAGGGCGGGGACCACGATGCGTTCCTGGCGAACCAGGACACGGTGAACCGGATCGTGCACGACAGCGTGCACCGCTTCAACGGCTCGATCTCGGCCGAGCACGGGCTCGGGCAGCTCAAGCTTGGGGAGAATGCGCGCTACAAGAGCGGGGTGGAGCTTGCCCTCATGCGCGCGATCAAGCAGACGTTCGATCCGCGGGGACTGATGAATCCGGGGAAGGTGGTCTGA
- a CDS encoding cytochrome P450, with amino-acid sequence MKLSDLSTPEFFENPYPLYAQLHNGDALHYLAPNLAMTANFSLIEAMFADRRLGKALLAGVRARYGETGPEQPVFQALSRMFLFMNPPVHTRLRALATKAFSGRNIDSLRNVSQAASDQLIDALPAEGEFDLMRDLATPLPVAIICRLLDLPVEDGLRLGAATAAVSMALDVAPLGPDTLARANAAAEELEAYFRTVVEARRKAPGTDLVSAFVTAEVDGDRLSDDEVISQILLLFAAGHETTSNMIGNALLALFRHPDQLAKLKADLSLMPQAIAECLRYDASVQAMTRAALEDATIEGVTIPRGTVVFMMIGAANRDPARFAHPDRLDITRTDAGKQIAFGGGIHYCLGARLAQLEMEVALTTLLRRVPHLTLTDTVHPQWRRQGNIRGLQVLPAAREPVVQLGA; translated from the coding sequence ATGAAACTGAGCGATCTGTCGACCCCCGAGTTCTTCGAGAATCCGTACCCGCTGTACGCGCAGCTGCACAACGGCGATGCGCTGCACTATCTGGCACCCAATCTGGCCATGACCGCGAACTTCTCGCTGATCGAAGCGATGTTCGCGGACCGGCGGCTCGGCAAGGCCCTGCTCGCCGGCGTGCGCGCGCGCTATGGCGAGACAGGCCCCGAACAGCCCGTGTTCCAGGCATTGAGCCGCATGTTCCTGTTCATGAATCCGCCCGTGCACACGCGGCTGCGCGCGCTCGCCACCAAGGCCTTCAGCGGCCGCAATATCGATTCCCTTCGCAACGTCTCGCAGGCCGCGTCCGATCAACTGATCGATGCGCTCCCCGCGGAAGGCGAGTTCGACCTCATGCGGGATCTCGCCACCCCGTTGCCCGTGGCCATCATCTGCCGCCTGCTCGACCTGCCCGTGGAAGACGGCCTGCGTCTCGGCGCGGCCACGGCCGCCGTCAGCATGGCGCTCGATGTGGCGCCGCTGGGACCGGACACGCTCGCCCGCGCCAATGCCGCCGCCGAGGAGCTGGAGGCGTACTTCCGCACCGTGGTCGAGGCGCGCCGCAAGGCCCCGGGCACGGACCTCGTTTCGGCATTCGTCACGGCCGAGGTCGATGGCGACCGGCTCAGCGACGACGAGGTGATCTCGCAGATTCTGCTGCTGTTCGCGGCGGGGCACGAGACCACATCGAACATGATCGGCAACGCGCTGCTCGCGCTGTTCCGGCATCCCGACCAGCTCGCAAAGCTCAAGGCGGACCTGTCGCTGATGCCGCAGGCCATCGCCGAATGCCTGCGCTACGACGCATCGGTGCAGGCGATGACGCGCGCCGCGCTGGAGGACGCGACCATCGAGGGCGTGACAATTCCGCGCGGGACGGTGGTGTTCATGATGATCGGCGCCGCCAACCGCGATCCGGCGCGTTTCGCCCATCCGGACCGGCTCGATATCACGCGTACCGATGCCGGCAAGCAGATCGCGTTCGGCGGCGGTATCCACTATTGCCTGGGCGCGCGGCTGGCCCAGCTGGAAATGGAAGTGGCGCTGACCACGCTTTTGCGCCGCGTGCCCCATTTGACGCTGACCGACACCGTGCACCCCCAATGGCGCCGTCAGGGCAATATCCGCGGGCTCCAGGTGCTGCCGGCAGCGCGCGAGCCGGTGGTCCAACTCGGTGCATGA
- the wrbA gene encoding NAD(P)H:quinone oxidoreductase yields MSDILVLFYSRHGSTRKLAELIANGIDSVPGAQARLRTVPPVSTVCEATASDIPDEGAPYVELRDLEECAGLALGSPTRFGNMAAPMKYFLDGTVSQWLSGALSGKPACVFTSTGSLHGGQETTLLSMMLPLFHHGMLVMGLPYAEPGLMTTTAGGTPYGPSHHAHVDNRGPVTEQEAALARAMGKRLAQTALRLAGASA; encoded by the coding sequence ATGTCCGACATTCTGGTCCTGTTCTATAGCCGTCATGGCAGCACCCGCAAGCTCGCCGAACTGATCGCCAACGGCATCGACAGCGTACCGGGCGCCCAGGCGCGCCTGCGCACGGTGCCCCCGGTCTCCACGGTCTGCGAGGCCACCGCGTCCGATATCCCCGACGAAGGCGCGCCCTACGTCGAACTGCGCGACCTCGAGGAATGCGCGGGACTGGCGCTCGGCAGCCCGACGCGCTTCGGCAATATGGCCGCGCCGATGAAATATTTCCTCGACGGCACGGTCTCGCAATGGCTGTCGGGCGCGCTGTCCGGCAAGCCCGCCTGCGTGTTCACGTCCACGGGGAGCCTGCACGGCGGACAGGAAACGACCCTGCTCTCGATGATGCTGCCGCTGTTCCACCACGGCATGCTCGTGATGGGCCTGCCCTACGCCGAGCCCGGGCTCATGACGACGACGGCCGGCGGCACGCCTTATGGGCCCAGCCATCATGCGCATGTCGATAACCGGGGGCCGGTGACCGAACAGGAGGCCGCGCTCGCCCGCGCGATGGGCAAGCGGCTGGCGCAGACCGCGTTGCGGCTCGCGGGAGCCTCGGCATGA